ACCGGCCCCTCGACGACGAAGAGGTCGAGGGCGCGGTCCCACTCGCCGCGCACCAGGTGGATCCACGACAGCTGCCAGCGCGCCTCGAAGCCGTAGGGCGCCCACGGCACCCCGGCGTCGGTGGCGCGCTCGATGCCGCTGGCGAACCAGCGCTCGGCCTCGTCGAACTCGCCCCAGTCCTCGTAGGAGCGGCCCAGCAGGAACCGGCCGCGCAGCTCGGCGTCGAGCGCCTCGGACTCGACGGCACGGTTGATGGCCTCCTCGAGCGCGGCGCGCAGCCCCTCCTTGGGCCCGGCCTTCTTGAGCCCGGACAGGGTGGTGATCGCGTCGCTGGCGAGCTCGTGGAAGTCGAGGCGCTCGGCGATCTCGAGGGCGTCGACGCCCGCGGTCTCGGCCTCGTCGTAGCGGCCGTAGGCGGCCAGGATCTTGGCGTGGTTGGCCAGCACCCGGGCGCGCAGGCCGTTCTCGCCGAGCGGCGCCAGGGCCACGGCCTGGGCCGAGAGGATGACAGGGTCGATCTCGTTGTCGACCTCGGTGATGTAGATCGCGGCCGCCTGCGCGCTCAGCATCCGGGCCCGCCAGGTGTCGGGGGCGTCGGTGGGGAGCCGCTCGAGCTGCTCGCCGATGACCGCGATCGCCCGCTCGGGGTCGCCGGAGGTGACCAGGGCGTCGGCGGCCTTGACGACGAGCTTGGACAGGTCGATGCCGTGGTCGCCCAGGTCGCCGCCGTCACCGCGCGCGAGGTCGCCGCTGAGGATCTCGAGCGCCTGCTGGTAGTGGTAGGCGGCCTCGTCGGGCCCGCCGACGGCGCTGGCCTCGTTGCCGGCGCGGACGCTGGCCTGCAGCGCGGTGACCCGGTCCATCGCGAGCCGGGCGTGACGGGCGAGCTCGGCAGCGGTGCCGCGGGCGCTGCCGTCACGCAGGACGGCTACGTAGCGCGCGTGCAGCCGGGCCCGCTCGCCGGGCAGCAGGTCGTCGTAGACGGCCTCGCCGAGCAGGGCGTGCCGGAAGGCGTAGGCGCCGCGCTCGGCCACCAGGACGTTCATCTCCACGGCTCCACGCAGGCCGTGGTCGAGCGCCTCGGCGGACAGCCCGGACGTCGCCTCGAGCAGGTCGTGCGAGACCCGGCGGCCGCTGGCGCTGGCGGCCCGGACGACCTGGCGGGCGTCGTCGTCGAGCCGGTCGAGCCGCACCAGGAGCACGTCGGCGAGGTCGGCCGGGATGAAGGTGCCGGGCTCGGCGGCGGCGCTGACGAGCTCCTCGACGAAGAAGGCGTTGCCCTCGGCGCGCGCGACCACCGCCGACAGCTCGGACTCGGGCAGGCCGCCGGGCACCAGCTGCTTGACCAGCGAGCGCACGTCGTCGTCGGCCAGCGGGGAGAGGTTGACCCGCTCGACGCCGCCCAGCCGGGACCACTCCGCGACCTGACGGCGCAGCGGGTGGCGGCGGTGGAGGTCGTCGGAGCGGTAGGACGCCACCACGGCGAACCCGCCCGAGTCGACACGCGAGAGCAGGAAGCTGAGCATGTCGCGGGTCGACTGGTCGGCCCAGTGGGTGTCCTCGATGACCAGCAGCAGCGGCGCGCGGCGGGCGGCGGCCTCGAGCACCGCGAGCATGGCGCGGAACAGGTCGGCGCGGTCGAGGGCCGACCGAGCACCTCGGAGAAGGGCAGGTAGGGCAGCGCGCTGTCGCCGAAGTCGAGGCAGTGTCCGGCGAAGACCTGCCAGCCCTCGTCGAAGGCCAGGTCGCGCAGGGCGCGCAGCAGGCGCGTCTTGCCGACGCCCGCGTCGCCGGCGAGCAGCACGTCGACCAGCTTGTCGGCGGGGCGCGGCGGGCGGACGCCGAGCGCGTCGGCCAGCTCGGCCAGCTCGTCGTCGCGGCCGACCATCGTCGTGCTGGTCTGGGTCACGGGCTCCATTGTGTTCCTCCTGGCCGTCGGACGTCAGCGGTTGGTGCGGGCGCGTCCCTCACGGGTGCCCTCGGCGGCCCCTCCCGGGAGGAACGGCATCGTGCGGCGCGACCGGCGGCGCCGGACGGGCCGGCCCCTCGTGGCGCGCTGGCGGTAGTCGCCCTGGGCCTGGATCAGCTGGTCCCACATGGTGGTGCTCCCGTCCTGGCGGTGCCGGGCCCTGGACGGGCGCCGGCGGCGTACGACGAGCCTGGGCTCCTGAGGTAGCGGTCGGGATCGGTCGTCATCCCTAGATGGGGGGGCGTCGCGAGTCATGTGCCAAAAACGACGGACGCCGAGCGACTGGTGTCAGCTCGGCGTCACGTGGTGCCGTGAGGCGGGTCGTGCGGGGGTGTCGGGGGCGACGCGGGGCCGCTCCCGGCGGCCGGGGTCAGCGGACTCGCCTGTTCACCTGGTCCCCGAGGAACGGGATCCGGGTACGGTCGCCGCGGCTCTTCTTGGTGGACGCGCTGCGGGCGAGCCGCTCACGCTTGTAGGCGACCTCGGTCTGGACGGTCAGTCGGTCGTACATGGGGAGCTCCTCGCTACCTCAGGGCCGGCCTGCTGCCGACCTCGTAGGAAGAGATTCGCTCCCTGAGGTAGGCCCGCACATCGGGCGGGAGCCCTAGGTGTCCGGGGAGGTACCTCAGAGGCTGGTGACGGGGCTCACGCGACGGGCCGGCCACCGACCCAGGTGGCGGTCACCAGGGGCACGCCGGGCCGGTAGGCCAGGTGTCGGTGGCTGGGCGCGTCGAGCACCGCGAGGTCGGCGCGGGCACCCACGGTGAGGCGACCGACGTCGTCGCGGCCGAGGGCCGCGGCGCCACCGGCGGTGGCCGCGTGGACGGCCTCGGCGGGGGTCATCCCCATCTCGCGGACCGCGAGGGCCACGCAGAAGGGCAGCGACGAGGTGAACGACGAGCCGGGGTTGCAGTCGCTGGCCAGGGCGACCCGCACCCCGGCGTCGAGCAGCCGCCGCGCGTCGGGATAGGGCTGCCGGGTCGAGAACTCGACGCCGGGCAGCAGGGTGGCGACGGTGCCCGAGTCGGCCAGGGCGGCCACGTCGGCGTCGCCGAGGTAGGTGCAGTGGTCCACGGCGACCAGGCCCAGCTCGCACGCCAGCCGGACGCCGGCGCCGTACGTCAGCTGGTTGGCGTGCAGTCGTCCGCGCAGCCCGACGGCGGCCCCGGCGGCCAGCACCGCGCGGGCCTGGTCGACGTCGAAGGCGCCCTCCTCGCAGAAGGCGTCGATCCAGCGCGCGTGGGGCGCGGCGGCCTCGAGCATGGGACCCGTGACCAGGTCGACGTACGCCGCGGGGTCGCCGGGCGACCCGTCGGGCCCGGCCGGGACGACGTGGGCACCGAGGAACGTGGTCTCCTCCGTGAACTGGCGCGCGATCGCCAGGCTGCGCGCCTCGTCGCGCACGGTCAGCCCGTAGCCGCTCTTGATCTCGAGGGTCGTGGTGCCCTGGCGGCGCATCTCGGTGACCAGGGCGGCGACCCGGGCGGTGAGCTGCTCGTCGGTGGCCGCGCGGGTGGCCGCGACGGTGGTGCGGATGCC
The Nocardioides plantarum genome window above contains:
- a CDS encoding helix-turn-helix transcriptional regulator produces the protein MLSFLLSRVDSGGFAVVASYRSDDLHRRHPLRRQVAEWSRLGGVERVNLSPLADDDVRSLVKQLVPGGLPESELSAVVARAEGNAFFVEELVSAAAEPGTFIPADLADVLLVRLDRLDDDARQVVRAASASGRRVSHDLLEATSGLSAEALDHGLRGAVEMNVLVAERGAYAFRHALLGEAVYDDLLPGERARLHARYVAVLRDGSARGTAAELARHARLAMDRVTALQASVRAGNEASAVGGPDEAAYHYQQALEILSGDLARGDGGDLGDHGIDLSKLVVKAADALVTSGDPERAIAVIGEQLERLPTDAPDTWRARMLSAQAAAIYITEVDNEIDPVILSAQAVALAPLGENGLRARVLANHAKILAAYGRYDEAETAGVDALEIAERLDFHELASDAITTLSGLKKAGPKEGLRAALEEAINRAVESEALDAELRGRFLLGRSYEDWGEFDEAERWFASGIERATDAGVPWAPYGFEARWQLSWIHLVRGEWDRALDLFVVEGPVPPPIPRAMLNSMRLQILQHRGDDVTARVGGLRPFWRREGAVAIHAAAIEMIGAGRRDEPEAAVASYDEAVAVLSRIWHEWFSARIRLAAVTIGVLADAMAHRSGAEREVLVKEVDRLHTDGHIVLDRYTDPSGHWGPEGRAWVKRLDAETLRARWRSGLDAPPLEVLVETWRETETLFADFGHVHELAVVRTRLAGILRASGDLAGARELGDLARAAAHELGARPLLDELQAIGSAPAARAAETTATLTAREREIIGHVADGRTNGEIARMLFISAKTVSVHVSNILAKLDASGRTEAAAIARRRGMLD
- the hutI gene encoding imidazolonepropionase — protein: MTSTLVTGIAELVTWDDEQPIRTDAALVVDGDRVAWTGPAHAAPSADTAVDVGGRAVLPGWVDSHSHLVFDGDRAAEFEARMTGTPYAAGGIRTTVAATRAATDEQLTARVAALVTEMRRQGTTTLEIKSGYGLTVRDEARSLAIARQFTEETTFLGAHVVPAGPDGSPGDPAAYVDLVTGPMLEAAAPHARWIDAFCEEGAFDVDQARAVLAAGAAVGLRGRLHANQLTYGAGVRLACELGLVAVDHCTYLGDADVAALADSGTVATLLPGVEFSTRQPYPDARRLLDAGVRVALASDCNPGSSFTSSLPFCVALAVREMGMTPAEAVHAATAGGAAALGRDDVGRLTVGARADLAVLDAPSHRHLAYRPGVPLVTATWVGGRPVA